A window from Mesorhizobium sp. WSM2240 encodes these proteins:
- a CDS encoding RNA polymerase sigma factor, with product MAMMLEQSEEASDQELIGRAGDGDRAAFGQLVERHYDFVYRVAYRWCGRRADAEDIAQEVCARLGRTIRSYRGGAAFTTWLYALTLNAGRDMMRKSAREAVKVQAFGVHMLIGGEAIPEPDGQAERLWAAVRELPDKQRDAVLLVYGEGLSHAAAADAMACAEATVSWHIHEAKKRLKLLTRSAGEV from the coding sequence ATGGCGATGATGCTGGAACAAAGCGAAGAAGCCTCCGACCAGGAACTGATCGGGCGGGCGGGGGACGGCGACAGGGCGGCTTTCGGCCAACTGGTCGAAAGGCACTATGATTTCGTCTATCGCGTCGCCTACCGCTGGTGCGGCCGCAGGGCCGACGCCGAAGACATTGCGCAGGAAGTCTGTGCGCGTCTCGGCCGGACGATCCGCTCCTACCGCGGCGGGGCCGCGTTCACGACATGGCTCTACGCCCTGACGCTGAACGCTGGTCGCGACATGATGCGCAAGAGCGCCCGCGAGGCGGTGAAGGTGCAGGCCTTCGGCGTCCATATGCTGATCGGCGGCGAAGCGATCCCGGAGCCCGACGGCCAGGCCGAGCGGCTCTGGGCGGCGGTGCGCGAACTGCCCGACAAGCAGCGCGATGCGGTGCTTCTGGTCTATGGCGAGGGGCTCAGCCACGCGGCGGCGGCCGACGCGATGGCCTGCGCGGAGGCGACGGTTTCCTGGCACATCCATGAAGCGAAGAAACGGCTGAAGCTGCTCACGCGCTCGGCCGGGGAAGTGTGA